Proteins from a genomic interval of Aspergillus flavus chromosome 7, complete sequence:
- a CDS encoding aldehyde reductase (inositol oxygenase 1) — MAPVAVAPETPVFNTKRDGQALEETSDAIDTVNVLKQNIKQDDKDIYAESEFDKNKDKTKFRQYEDACDRVKNFYKEQHTKQTVAYNLKARHAFHSKTRAEMTIWEAMEKLNTLIDESDPDTSLSQIEHLLQSAEAIRRDGKPRWMQLTGLIHDLGKLLYFFDAQGQWDVVGDTFPVGLAFDDRIIYGTESFKENPDYGHDVYGTKFGIYSPGCGLDKVMLSWGHDEYLYHVVKDQSTLPDEALAIIRYHSFYPWHNAGAYQELMNDHDKEMLKAVKAFNPYDLYSKSDDVPTVDELKPYYLELIDEFFPNKVIKW; from the exons ATGGCCCCAGTTGCTGTCGCCCCAGAGACCCCGGTGTTCAACACCAAGCGTGATGGACAGGCCCTCGAGGAAACCTCCGATGCCATCGACACCGTCAACGTCCTCAAGCAGAACATTAAGCAAGACGACAAGGATATCTACGCCGAATCTGAATTCgacaagaacaaggacaaGACCAAGTTCCGTCAATACGAGGACGCCTGCGACCGTGTCAAGAACTTCTACAAGGAGCAGCACACCAAGCAGACTGTTGCTTACAACCTGAAGGCCCGCCACGCCTTTCACTCCAAGACCCGCGCCGAGATGACCATCTGGGAGGccatggagaagctcaacaCCCTCATTGACGAGTCCGACCCCGACACCAGCCTCTCCCAGATCGAGCACCTTCTCCAGTCCGCCGAGGCCATCCGCCGCGATGGCAAGCCCCGCTGGATGCAGCTCACCGGTCTCATCCACGACCTGGGCAAGCTGCTCTACTTCTTCGACGCACAAGGCCAGTGGGACGTCGTCGGCGACACCTTCCCCGTCGGTCTCGCTTTCGATGACCGCATCATCTACGGCACCGAGTCCTTCAAGGAGAACCCTGACTACGGCCACGACGTCTATGGCACTAAGTTCGGAATTTACAGCCCCGGCTGTGGTCTGGACAAGGTCATGCTTTCCTGGGGTCACGACGAGTACCTCTACCACGTCGTGAAGGACCAGTCCACTCTCCCCGACGAGGCCCTGGCCATCATCCGCTACCACTCCTTCTACCCCTGGCACAACGCCGGCGCATACCAAGAGTTGATGAACGATCATGACAAGGAGATGCTCAAGGCCGTCAAGGCCTTCAACCCCTACGACCTTTACAGCAAGAGCGACGACGTTCCCACCGTCGACGAGCTCAAG CCATACTACCTCGAACTTATCGACGAGTTCTTCCCCAACAAGGTCATCAAGTGGTAG